A genomic window from Cricetulus griseus strain 17A/GY chromosome 4, alternate assembly CriGri-PICRH-1.0, whole genome shotgun sequence includes:
- the Arpc3 gene encoding actin-related protein 2/3 complex subunit 3, whose translation MPAYHSSLMDPDTKLIGNMALLPIRSQFKGPAPRETKDTDIVDEAIYYFKANVFFKNYEIKNEADRTLIYITLYISECLKKLQKCNSKSQGEKEMYTLGITNFPIPGEPGFPLNAIYAKPANKQEDEVMRAYLQQLRQETGLRLCEKVFDPQNDKPSKWWTCFVKRQFMNKSLSGPGQ comes from the exons ATGCCG GCTTACCATTCTTCCCTCATGGACCCTGACACGAAGCTCATCGGCAACATGGCGCTGTTGCCCATCAGAAGTCAGTTCAAAGGACCTGCCCCTCGAGAGA CAAAAGACACCGATATTGTGGATGAAGCCATCTATTACTTCAAGGCCAATGTCTTCTTCAAGAACTATGAAATTAAG AATGAAGCAGACAGGACCTTGATCTATATCACACTCTACATTTCTGAGTGTCTAAAGAAACTCCAAAAG TGCAATTCCAAGAGCCAAGGCGAGAAAGAAATGTACACACTAGGAATCACGAACTTTCCCATTCCTGGAGAGCCTGGCTTTCCCCTCAATGCCATTTATGCCAAACCTGCAAACAAACAGGAGGATG AAGTGATGCGGGCATATCTACAGCAGCTGAGGCAAGAGACTGGACTACGGCTCTGTGAGAAAGTGTTCGACCCTCAGAATGATAAACCCAGCAAG TGGTGGACTTGCTTTGTGAAGAGACAGTTCATGAACAAGAGTCTCTCGGGACCTGGGCAGTGA